AGGGGTTTTCCATTATTTAATAAAACCTGTATCATCTGAAAAATTCGCCCAAGTGATGGGAGAATATAAGAAAAAAAAGCAGTTTATAGATTCAAAAACCGATATCAATCAAGCCGATCTTGATTTGTATTTTGGTACCCAAAATCAAGAAGAGAGAAAATCTTATTTGCCTACGGGGATTAATTCAATCACACTTGAAAAGGTAAAGCGTGTTCTAAAGGGTACTGAAGAGGGCATTACAGCAGAGGAAATCGGAGAAAAAATGGGTGTTTCAAGAACCACATCAAGAAGGTATGTGGAGTATCTTGTCAGTTTAGGAGAAGCAAAAGCAGAGCTGGAATACGGCATTATCGGCAGACCGGAACGAAGATACTATCTTTCCTAAAGAAGAACAGGGGGATCACGATGAAAAAAATATGGACATCAATGTTTTTCATAGGATTCATTTTCATCGGCGGCAGCCAAATGCCGTCCTTTCAGCTTCCGTTCTCTAATTCACCGATGGAAATTGTTGTTCCGGCTGAGCCAGGAGGCAGCTGGGATATGACAGCACGTGCGATGAAAACCGTAATCGACTCCAATCATTTTTTTAAAAAACCAATTCAAATCAAGTACATAACCGGAGAAGATGAAGGGTGGAAGTATCTTCAGAAACGAAATGGACATGTTATTAGTTTAAATTCCAGCTTGCTTTTAAGTAATAATCTGTTAGGAAAAGGCACCGTCCGATATGATGAGTTCCATCCTCTGGCAATTCTCACAAAAGAGTGGCATGTAACCGCTGTGCCTAAAGATTCGAAGCTGAAGTCTGCAGCTGATTTAATTTCAGTTCTGAAAATAAATCCAGGACAGCTTAAGATAGGATTTGCACCCTCCATCGGAAATGATGACCAGCTGTCTT
This window of the Bacillus gobiensis genome carries:
- a CDS encoding response regulator, producing the protein MLNVVIAEDDFRIAAIHEKYLSQMEGFALKGKALNAKETIELLSRFKVDLLLLDLYMPDELGTKILPDIRKDYPKTDVIVITAATETALLKDALRSGVFHYLIKPVSSEKFAQVMGEYKKKKQFIDSKTDINQADLDLYFGTQNQEERKSYLPTGINSITLEKVKRVLKGTEEGITAEEIGEKMGVSRTTSRRYVEYLVSLGEAKAELEYGIIGRPERRYYLS
- a CDS encoding tripartite tricarboxylate transporter substrate-binding protein, with product MKKIWTSMFFIGFIFIGGSQMPSFQLPFSNSPMEIVVPAEPGGSWDMTARAMKTVIDSNHFFKKPIQIKYITGEDEGWKYLQKRNGHVISLNSSLLLSNNLLGKGTVRYDEFHPLAILTKEWHVTAVPKDSKLKSAADLISVLKINPGQLKIGFAPSIGNDDQLSFVKAVEKAGISTDKLQFLQYNNGNDLFDALANDEIDVASGSVNEALAHFKANHIEILVTTSEKRIESLPDVPTWREEGIDFVFAHWRGIMGSDKMTKEEIMFWDDVMNKMVKKEEWEKLLQKNNWEPFYKNSWESKDFLKEQNKYYHREIEGTP